One Solanum lycopersicum chromosome 4, SLM_r2.1 DNA window includes the following coding sequences:
- the LOC138348007 gene encoding uncharacterized protein translates to MEEKDGEKTITVPKPRQKYDDADRKKIEKGTEQVKESKIDILTSRYENFKMKEGETIHVMFTKLSSITNELRSLGDPISMTKQVRKVLRILPKSWESKVDAITEAKDLKVLTMDALIGNLKTHEMNRNYDLSKKEVKKDKSLMFKYKSDEVSSDDDDMAYLISRFQKIVRKNKIYKRGTNGTRNAPQGDTCYKCGKSGHFIRECPLLKNENKEQQKHKGDKENRRDLVPGNRDRKAAADMVVKRSLAAWGNSSSDSEDPDEPKDVSTVAVHEEETVFNALMAHTENEEEDNQVTLLDMKNDLDKYSHKKLRALEKVMLDSVIELTSERDTMNAELEILTENKVQFEETMSRMVSLESNNSELKNQLYQITEEAEKLNGKSNSLQAEIQEKLKNSETNLSLSLEKSNKLEQDIVKLKEELEKSLKWTKSSMLLSNATNQSNFNKKGLGSLNISPSYNPHSKYVFVSDNLLCLHCGKNGHLKNECVSWETRVKDTLIMLKDKMYQKRDLVSERSSSQCWYMDSGCSKYITGDVKNFLSLKTLQGGGVSFNDGKKGYILAVGKIGRYLEDSIDNVYHVDRLKYSLLSVSQICDKGNEVKFTSEKCTMNSSTKWSSGKKEQNLGEHCQTMIIESNLVQSFWAEAVNTACHVTNRCLLRAVLNKTPYELLNNRKPMLSYLRAFGYRCFVLNNGKDDLGKFDPRSDEGVFVGYSSSNKAYRIFNKQTQCIEERIHVVFDENGSLKNDGSNDDDNVLEMLKSKKTEGAEADADQQLKNDCDDQNHSLPEEDAEVEQDDMVPGTTQNSSQSTSDSPKDDVTLDEEEHADLPNQSAAKSGWKHSSSHPLDNLISPLNSGIQTRSKIRNLVAFSAFI, encoded by the exons ATGGAAGAAAAGGATGGAGAAAAGACAATTACTGTTCCAAAGCCCAGGCAGAAATATGATGATGCTGacaggaaaaagattgaaaagg gaactgaacaagtcaaagaatctAAGATTGACATACTTACCTCACGATAtgagaacttcaaaatgaaggaaggagaaacaataCATGTCATGTTCACCAAGTTGTCTTCCATTACAAATGAGCTGCGAAGTCTGGGTGATCCTATAAGCATGACCAAACAAGTCAGGAAAGTGCTTCGAATTCTTCCAAAGTCTTGGGAGAGCAAAGTTGATGCCATTACAGAAGCCAAGGACTTGAAGGTGCTGACTATGGATGCTTTGATTGGTAACCTTAAAacacatgagatgaatcgaaACTATGATTTGTCAAAAAAGGAAGTCAAGAAGGACAAGTCATTGATGTTCAAGTATAAATCAGATGAAGTTtcaagtgatgatgatgatatggcatatctcatcagtagatttcaaaaaattgtgaggaaaaacaaaatttataaaagaggaacaaatgggACTCGAAATGCTCCTCAAGGTGATACttgctacaagtgtggaaaatctgggcacttcatcagagagtgtcctttgctcaagaatgaaaacaaggaacaacaaaaacacaagggtgacaaagaaaatagaagggacctggtacctgGTAACAGAGATCGTAAAGCTGCTGCTGATATGGTTGTCAAAAGGTCTCTTGCTGCTTGGGGGAATTcttcaagtgattcagaagatcCTGATGAGCCAAAAGATGTATCTACGGTCGCTGTGCATGAGGAGGAAACTGTCTTCAATGCTCTCATGGCACacacagaaaatgaagaagaggacaatcaggtaactcttcttgacatgaaaaatgacttggataaatattctcATAAAAAATTGAGAGCTTTGGAAAAAGTCATGCTAGATTCTGTGATAGAGTTAACATCTGAAAGAGATACCATGAATGCTGAGCTTGAAAttttaactgaaaacaaagttCAATTTGAAGAGACAATGTCAAGAATGGTGTCTCTAGAGTCAAATAACTCTGAACTTAAGAACCAGTTGTATCAGAttactgaagaagctgaaaagctGAATGGAAAGTCAAATAGTCTACAagctgaaattcaagaaaaattgaaaaactctgaAACAAATCTTAGTCTGTCACTtgaaaaaagtaacaaattagAACAGGATATCGTgaaacttaaggaagaacttgaaaaatctcttaagtggACCAAATCCTCAATGTTGCTGTCAAATGCGacaaatcagagtaatttcaataagaaaggactaggaagtCTGAACATAAGTCCTTCGTATAATCCTCAcagtaagtatgtgtttgtgtctgATAATTTGTTGTGTCTTCATTGTGGTAAGAATGGACATTTGAAGAATGAGTGTGTTAGCTGGGAAACTCGTGTGAAAGATACTCTAATTATGCTGAAAGACAAAATGTACCAAAAGAGAGACCTG gtgagtgagaggagcagcagtcaatgttggtatatggataGTGGTTGCTCTAAATATATCACTGGTGATGTAAAgaacttcctctcactcaagacccTCCAAGGAGGAGGTGTCTCATTTAATGATGGCAAGAAGGGATACATTTTGGCAGTTGGCAAAATAGGAAGATatcttgaagattcaattgacaatgtttaccatGTAGATAGGTTGAAGTACAGCTTGCTAAGTGTGTCACAAATCTGTGATAAAGGAAATGAGGTTAAGTTTACTTCTGAGAAATGCACTATG aactcctcaacaaaatggagtagtggaaagaaagaacagaaccttggtgaacattgccagactatgattattgaatcaaatcttGTTCAAAGTTTCTGGGCTGAAGCTGTTAACACAGCATGTCATGTTACCAATAGGTGTCTATTAAGAGCTGTGCTGAATAAGACTCCATACGAACTGCTCAACAATAGGAAGCCAATGCTGAGCTATCTTAGAGCATTTGGATACAGATGTTTTGTGCTGAATAATGGGAAGGATGATCTGGGAAAGTTTGATCCcagaagtgatgaaggagtatttgttggatattcttcatccaaCAAAGCCTacagaatattcaacaaacaaacacaatgcattgaagaaagaattcatgttgtctttgatgaaaatggaagcttaaagaatgatggatcaaatgatgatgataatgtgctGGAAATGCTCAAATCCAAGAAGACTGAAGGAGCTGAAGCTGATGCAGATCAACAACTGAAAAATGATTGTGATGATCAGAATCATAGTCTACCTGAAGAGGATGCTGAGGTTGAACAGGATGATATGGTACCTGGTACTACTCAAAACTCCAGCCAAAGTACATCAGACTCCCCAAAAGATGATGTCactcttgatgaagaagaacatgctGATCTGCCAAATCAGTCTGCTGCAAAGTCAGGATGGaagcatagttcatcacatcctcttgataaCCTCATTTCTCCCTTGAATTCTGGAATTCAAACTagatcaaaaataagaaatctgGTTGCATTCTCAGCATTTATATAA